Part of the Lolium rigidum isolate FL_2022 chromosome 6, APGP_CSIRO_Lrig_0.1, whole genome shotgun sequence genome, TAGCTCCTCAAGCCTGATTTGGTTGCATTGCGAGCGGAGACGAGATTAGATTGTGTTGGCTTTATCTTCTCTTTTTTTGTCGTTGGTAACTACAGCAGTTTGATGAATTAGCATGGTACAAATTTCATACAAACTACAAAGTAGCAtgtgcccgtttcaaaaaaaaaaaaaaaagtagcatgTGCGTGTGTCCTTTGGAGTAGGGGTTGGATAAGTATAGAGCTGATCCTGGTGAGAGGATAAGCATGGATGGATGCTTGTGACCACTGTTGGCCAGCCTGTGAAATCATTCGTTGGCTCGACGCCTAGTTATTTACCGGGACTACTACGAGAGTCTAGGGTGCGATGTGTAGTCGATCGCCGAGAGGACGACTGCAGCGCCGGCCGTTCGTTTTttttagttgcacttttctgttttaAAAAAAAAGTACCACTTTTCTCTGTCTGAACATGTAACTATTGATATTATATaaatactagcaaaagtgcccgtgcgttgctacggccgaACACATATAGATCTCTCAAATTAATCTACTACCTTTTCATAATAAAAATATAAGACATTTTGGAAGATAACCATTTAAAATTTGTCAAAATAGGGTATAAAAAGCGCATCTTTTTTTAGTAGTCTGGTCTCTTCCCGGCTAATGCGGACAGCTTCCTCTTCCCCTTCCCTCTCTGTTTGCCGCGGTTCGAGCAAACCCCCCGTTTGGACCAAACTCATAGGAGACATCATCTCCTTTCATTCATGCACGTGTCCCAGCACAGTTCTTTGCCCATCAGGCTGCACCATCTTCAGCTTAATCCTCTCATTGCCCATCAGGCTGCACCACGTATGATTAAGACCAATCATGTTGTTGATTGATTCCCATCTTCAACTTGCTGATTCTAGGTAACTTCTGAACGTATATAAACAGGTAAATCTTGGTGTAAGGGAACGAGGTGGGACTATTCAGCCCAAAATATGCATACGCCTCTCTCTCTTTTAACTTCTTAGAACCTCTACAGCACGACCTACAGCAGCCCAATACAGGCCCGTTTAATGGACAGTAGGAAATATGATTCATAACATTATTATTAATCAAACGTTTGGCAGATTTGCATTGGGTCTGTTTAGTCCCTGCCTGAAAGCACGGCATACACTGCAGTCTGGAACAGAACCCGTACACCACCAGGTCGAGCGAGCAAGCCGGCGAATGATGCAACACCTAGTCTGACGAGCATATCAGGCAAGCTGAACACGGGGAGATGCCGACAGCCTCGCCAGACCAGCCGCAGAAACTCCAGCGTGGTGATCAAACAACTAAGAAAAAAATCAGATTGATATAAGCAACATCAGCGAACACATGTAGAAACAACAGGATCGGAGGACCATGCCAGAGGAGATGCACGGCGCCGGGAACACGGCACTCCAACGTTTGCCTACGTCTCACGCCGGTAACGCGGATGAGATAGATCACGGACGCTGCCTCGGACATGGATGTATCCAGGACCACGCCGACCTCACCGCACGAACACCACGGCAAGAGGACGCGCGGCGCCATGGATGGGCAGAGGGGCCGCGCGAGGTCGGCGGGAGACCTCCCAGTCCAAGAGACCCACCTAAATTCTCTGTCAGGGATGCCTCCCATCTCGTTCCACGCGGCCGCCTCGCCCAGCACCGCATGCGCGTGACCACCCCACTCGGGATCCCCGGGATTTTGGTGCGCGTGGGCTAGCAGGTGAGCGGCGGCTGGGTTGGGCGAGGCACGCAGGGAGCCAGGGACTACCGGACGAGTGGAGGCATGCGAGCGGCTCGTGGCTTGGGACTGGTGGGCGCCCGCGCGCAGCGGCAGTCAACGCGGAGCGGCGTGCGCGTGTGATTTGGAACAAGGCAGGAGCGCTGCGGGCGGACCTGGATGCAGGGGATCGAGCGGGGATTCAGAGGAGAGGATCTGGGCCATCTGGCGGAAGCGAACGGAAGGACGATGTGGCTGGTGGCGCGAGACGAGGtaggccaggaggaggacgaggcgagCAGAGGCGGAACCGCCGGCGGTGGGTGTGCGGCCTGGAGCAAGCGCGAGCGAGGCGGGCAACGGGCGGAGAGAAAAAAGAATAGCCAACCGGTACGATGGCAAATTGCAgtattatgtgatttggtgggagggtaaaaccgtCCAACAACACTAAAAATGGTTTTGCtatatctcagtcaactgagattttcttaagtctaagtcacttataatttttttagttgcacttttctgttaaaaaaaaacGTACCACTTTTCTCTGTCTGAACATGTAACTATTGATATTATATAAATATACTTATCGCCCTATCGTTCTATGATTGAATCGTTATAAGTCACCATTCTCTTATTTCTTTATATTTTGTCCTCTCCGAATTAAGAAATTATTCGATCCTTGTCTGTATTGGAGTAACACCCGCTCCACATTCGTATTTGACAACGTTCGTATTTGGTTTGAAAATCCGGTCCGTTTCTACCTCTACTTGGCTGATTATACTATAAGGCAATGAGCATATAAAAAATTCCTAGGCGTGATAAAAATTCACTAAAACTATGAAAAATGTGCACATAAAAAAGTTTGGGTACATGTATCACAAAGAAATTATGTATTTATAAAAATTGTTATGTGTATTGATaaatatgtttatattttgaAAGAAAAATTGACAGTTTCAAAAGGTGTTCACCTATATCTAAATAGTTGTCCATATTTGTTAAGAAAATATCCAATACTTAAAAATGATCTTTATTTTAAGAAATGTTCATATAAATGGAAGAAGTATATGTTTTGCAATATTCTATCTTGTTTCAATTTTTTCTTTATATCATACACAGTATTCATGTATTCACTAGAAAGAAAAATTGTTAAAATTTCGAAAATCATTAAGGAAGAAAGTGAATAAAAGAAAAGACATCCTTATTGGGCCCGGTACATGCAGAGACGTGGGTGCGCTACTCGTGAATCGTGATGAGTGGGGTGTAGCCTGCATGAGGAGAATGCATACTCATGGCGGACGGTTCATTGGGCCTTATGCAGGTCGCGGGTCAAGATGGGAATAGGTTGGACATCTGGGCCAAGGCAAATATGGGCCTGATTACTACTCGGCCATGCTGGCACTGGAATTAGGCCTCCTGTGAACAAAACAAAAAAGTGGAGGAAGTAATTCTCACAAATACTGGGAAGTTAAGAGATGCTTCCAACCTATCTCCTAGTACCCCTTAAAAAAACTATCTCCTAGTGGATTTCCCTTATCTTCATATGTTGCTCTGTCAACGAGACGTGAGAATTTTTTTGATTTCTGTGTTTGGTGTTTGGTGTTGTGATGGTGTTGTTTAGACGGCCGTGCTAGCACTACAACAAATAATGGTATGCAAGTTCAACCCCATCTTGGCTGCGTAGTCAACGACTCGGGTAGTCATGTGTTGGCGGCGGCCGTTGGGCTTGTGCTCCGGCTTTGTGTGGTGGTTGTTTGATCGTTGGCATGTTCACGATTTCATCTTCTCTATAGGTTGTTCCCATCTATGGGCGTGCCCATGTTGAGCTGTCGGTTTCCCCAACAATTCTAGCCTAACCATCAGCACAAATTAGGCATGTCTCGCGATGATTTGTCTTCTTCCATAGATCATGTAGTACGTGGCCGGTGGCTAATGCAACGACATCTACGAGTACTACCCTCTACTAGTACAATTCTGCTGAACAACTCTACTTCATTCTCTCCTTTGGAGATGAGATGCGACTATGACCGCTTCAGATTTTCTAACTTGCAAGTGTAAAGTCAGAGGTGAACAATACCTCTGACTTGGGATTATTTTCTGCCCTTGGATTTAAACCTAATGGTTCAGATCTATTGCTACAGGACAATGAACAGTCCCGATAAAAGGGTAATATATAGTACCGTCGCTACAGGGAAATGCATGCGCAGTGTTATCTGCAGATTGGATTGAACTGGGCCCTTCAATTAAAATCTAATGATTGGGATGACAAGTCAGGGTGCTATAGCTCGGTGACTTGTCTTCACAAAGTTAGAGAATCCGCGCAGGACTATGACCAACAGATTCGGATGCAAAAGGTTTTACTCAAGGATTTGATGCATTTCTAAGTTTTTTTTTAGAGTATTTTCTGTAAATGTGGGGACAAGCATCCTACGTGTGAATATGCATTTTGTAATCGCCTTCCTAGGCTAATATATTCTAGATATTGGCCTTAGAAAGTATTGGGAAGTCCTCTATATAAAAGGAGCATGAAAAATCAAAGATGTAGAAGAAAGCTAAAGATATTAGGAACAAgcggaagcatcctccaagtcaaTTAAGAGCAAACAAACCTAGCAGAAACAATCCTTGACTAGAAAAAGCCGAAGTAAAACCCCAATACACATCGTGCATGCCTCATCATACCTTCGTGTACGTGCATTCCACCAACCTAAGCCAGGCGCCAGCCAGCGTTTCAAAAACATTGAGTCTTCTCCTAGCTACAAGCATCAAAGGACACGGACACGACGATATGCCAGAACAACGCGCTATCTCAGTACCAAACACGGCCATCAAGCCGGCAACGGCAATGGTACACTACGCGACGCCGCAGTCCACCCCGCCGATGTCGCCGCTGCACGCGTCGGCGACGCCTCGCACCCCGGGCGCCGGCGCGTACTCCGAgttgccgccgccctcgccgcacaCGCCCCGGCCGCCTATCACGCTCACCGCGCCACCATCCAAGAAGAAGCAGCGCCGCACGGCCGCGCGCTCCCTCCGCGCCATCCGCGCCGTGCGCGCGCTGTTCAGGTCCCTCCCGATCCTGGCCCCGGCGTGCCGCTTCCACGGCGTCCTACCGCGGCACGGCGGGCCGTCGCGGATGCACGACGGCCACGTCAGCGGCGCGTCGCGCACGACGGGGACCCTGTTCGGGTACCGCAAGGCGCGGGTGACGCTGGCGGTGCAGGAGACGTCCGGGAGCGTGCCCATCCTGCTGCTGGAGCTCGCGATGCAGACCGGCAGGTTCATGCAGGAGATGGGCGCCGAGCACCTGCGCGTGGCGCTCGAGTGCgagaagaagccgccgggcaccgGCGCCGGCATCGGCCGCACGCGCCTGCTGGACGAGCCGCTGTGGACGGCCTACGTGAACGGGCGCAA contains:
- the LOC124662919 gene encoding protein MIZU-KUSSEI 1-like, with the translated sequence MVHYATPQSTPPMSPLHASATPRTPGAGAYSELPPPSPHTPRPPITLTAPPSKKKQRRTAARSLRAIRAVRALFRSLPILAPACRFHGVLPRHGGPSRMHDGHVSGASRTTGTLFGYRKARVTLAVQETSGSVPILLLELAMQTGRFMQEMGAEHLRVALECEKKPPGTGAGIGRTRLLDEPLWTAYVNGRKIGYAMRREPTEDDLTVMQLLRSVSVGAGVLPNDVMGRDASEGQEAGDLAYMRARFDRVVGSRDSESLYMLNPDGNNGPELSIFFIRI